One genomic segment of Hordeum vulgare subsp. vulgare chromosome 2H, MorexV3_pseudomolecules_assembly, whole genome shotgun sequence includes these proteins:
- the LOC123426695 gene encoding digalactosyldiacylglycerol synthase 1, chloroplastic-like isoform X2 produces the protein MDNPPPITGSGRDGGAFAFISKGWREVRDSATADLQLMRTRTDRELGRLLASASALAGPGPAPPVAAGAPFAELELVRKRIQPKIAELRKQYSSTVLDGWPPKSGASLRVDLSGITALRNAIVSSGKADGGHEGKKDWEVVKMIRNGLKDFERRSLSSEMSAGFRVRTDFVEKFKLSLSFLLQKLLNKESQEPKDDPPLDLTEILAYLVRQSGPFLDQLGVRRDLCEKIVDTLYSKRNGRLMHPSFSGDRSLISNEDITDELDLRIARVLQSTGYHREGFWNDPGKYKISDNRRHVAIVTTASLPWMTGTAVNPLFRAAYLARSTMQKVTLVVPWLCKSDQQLVYPDDITFSSPEEQETYIRNWLQERLDFAANFKISFYPGKFSKERRSIIPAGDTSEFISSREADIAILEEPEHLNWYHHGKRWTDKFNHVIGVVHTNYLEYIKREKNGALQAFLVKHINNWVTRAYCHKVLRLSAATQDLPRSIICNVHGVNPKFLNIGEKVIADREHGHNSFSKGAYFLGKMVWAKGYRELIDLLSKHKNDLEGFEIDVYGNGEDSQAVQAAARKLDLGINFYKGKDHADDSLHGYKVFINPSVSDVLCTATAEALAMGKFVICPDHPSNEFFKSFPNCLMYKAPEEFVARVKEAMSSEPQPLTPEKRYSLSWEAATERFMEYSELDKVLKDRNGLYGEGVKRKGARKLPLLPKFSDILDGGLAFAHYCATGNEILRMATGATPGTRDYDKQQCMDLNLLPPQIQHPVYGL, from the exons ATGGACAATCCGCCGCCGATCACCGGCTCCGGCCGCGACGGCGGCGCTTTCGCCTTCATCTCCAAGGGCTGGCGCGAGGTGCGGGACTCGGCGACCGCCGACCTGCAGCTGATGCGGACGCGGACCGACAGGGAGCTCGGGCGCCTCCTCGCGTCGGCGTCGGCGCTCGCGGGGCCCGGACCGGCGCCGCCGGTGGCCGCGGGGGCGCCCTTCGCGGAGCTGGAGTTGGTGCGGAAGCGGATCCAACCCAAGATTGCCGAGCTCAGGAAGCAGTACTCGTCCACAGTGCTCGACGGGTGGCCGCCAAAGTCCGGCGCCAGCCTCCGCGTCGACCTCTCTGGGATTACGGCTCTCCGCAACGCCATTGTGTCCAGCGGGAAGGCCGACGGCGGTCACGAGGGGAAGAAGGATTGGGAGGTCGTGAAGATGATACGGAACGGGCTCAAGGATTTCGAGCGCCGGAGCCTGTCAAGCGAGATGTCTGCTGGGTTTCGTGTCCGTACCGACTTTGTGGAGAAATTTAAACTGAGCTTG TCATTTTTATTGCAGAAATTGCTGAACAAGGAGTCTCAGGAACCGAAG GATGACCCGCCACTGGATCTAACTGAAATACTGGCATATCTAGTCCGGCAGTCTGGACCATTCTTGGATCAACTTGGTGTACGAAGAG ATCTGTGTGAAAAAATAGTGGATACATTGTACAGTAAACGGAATGGCCGGCTCATGCATCCGTCTTTTTCAGGAGATAGATCCTTAATTAGTAATGAGGACATAACTGATGAGCTTGATCTAAGAATAGCTAGGGTGCTACAAAGTACTGGCTATCACAGAGAAGGTTTTTGGAACGATCCTGGAAAGTACAAGATCTCAGACAACAGACGACATGTTGCAATTGTCACCACAGCAAGTCTTCCATGGATGACTGGGACAGCTGTCAATCCATTGTTCCGTGCTGCATATCTGGCAAGAAGTACAATGCAAAAGGTGACACTAGTGGTTCCTTGGCTCTGTAAGTCAGACCAGCAACTAGTCTACCCGGATGACATCACCTTTAGTTCGCCAGAAGAGCAAGAAACTTATATTAGGAACTGGCTACAGGAAAGGCTTGACTTTGCAGCAAATTTCAAGATATCCTTCTATCCTGGCAAG TTCTCAAAAGAGCGGCGAAGCATTATTCCTGCAGGGGATACCTCAGAATTCATTTCCTCAAGAGAAGCTGATATAGCAATTTTAGAAGAACCAGAGCATCTCAATTGGTATCATCATGGGAAGCGTTGGACAGACAAGTTCAATCATGTCATTGGCGTAGTTCATACAAATTATCTAGAGTATATCAAAAGAGAGAAAAATGGTGCTCTTCAAGCTTTCCTTGTTAAACATATCAACAATTGGGTGACTAGGGCATACTGCCACAAG GTTTTACGTCTTTCTGCAGCAACTCAAGATCTACCCAGGTCCATCATTTGCAACGTTCATGGTGTAAATCCGAAGTTCCTCAATATTGGTGAAAAAGTAATAGCAGATAGGGAGCATGGACATAACTCTTTTTCCAAGGGAGCGTATTTTCTTGGGAAGATGGTTTGGGCTAAAGGTTATAGAGAACTGATTGATTTGCTATCCAAACACAAAAATGACTTGGAGGGCTTCGAGATAGAtgtttatggaaatggtgaggatTCACAGGCTGTCCAGGCTGCTGCTAGGAAATTGGATTTGGGCATCAATTTCTACAAGGGAAAGGACCATGCCGATGATTCACTCCATGG GTACAAGGTTTTCATCAATCCCAGTGTTAGTGATGTACTATGCACAGCAACTGCTGAGGCTCTTGCAATGGGGAAATTTGTTATCTGTCCTGATCATCCATCAAATGAATTTTTCAAGTCATTCCCCAACTGCTTGATGTATAAAGCTCCAGAGGAATTTGTTGCCCGAGTGAAGGAGGCCATGTCCAGTGAACCTCAACCTTTGACCCCTGAGAAAAGATACAGTTTATCATGGGAAGCAGCAACCGAGAGATTTATGGAGTACTCGGAGCTTGACAAAGTTCTGAAAGATAGAAATGGTCTGTATGGAGAAGGTGTAAAGAGAAAAGGAGCGAGGAAGCTACCTTTACTCCCTAAATTCTCAGACATCTTGGATGGGGGACTAGCATTTGCTCATTACTGTGCAACCGGTAATGAGATCCTCAGAATGGCAACAGGAGCAACTCCTGGTACACGCGACTATGATAAGCAACAGTGCATGGATTTGAATCTCTTGCCTCCCCAAATTCAACACCCTGTATATGGCTTGTGA
- the LOC123426695 gene encoding digalactosyldiacylglycerol synthase 1, chloroplastic-like isoform X3, with translation MDNPPPITGSGRDGGAFAFISKGWREVRDSATADLQLMRTRTDRELGRLLASASALAGPGPAPPVAAGAPFAELELVRKRIQPKIAELRKQYSSTVLDGWPPKSGASLRVDLSGITALRNAIVSSGKADGGHEGKKDWEVVKMIRNGLKDFERRSLSSEMSAGFRVRTDFVEKFKLSLKLLNKESQEPKQDDPPLDLTEILAYLVRQSGPFLDQLGVRRDLCEKIVDTLYSKRNGRLMHPSFSGDRSLISNEDITDELDLRIARVLQSTGYHREGFWNDPGKYKISDNRRHVAIVTTASLPWMTGTAVNPLFRAAYLARSTMQKVTLVVPWLCKSDQQLVYPDDITFSSPEEQETYIRNWLQERLDFAANFKISFYPGKFSKERRSIIPAGDTSEFISSREADIAILEEPEHLNWYHHGKRWTDKFNHVIGVVHTNYLEYIKREKNGALQAFLVKHINNWVTRAYCHKVLRLSAATQDLPRSIICNVHGVNPKFLNIGEKVIADREHGHNSFSKGAYFLGKMVWAKGYRELIDLLSKHKNDLEGFEIDVYGNGEDSQAVQAAARKLDLGINFYKGKDHADDSLHGYKVFINPSVSDVLCTATAEALAMGKFVICPDHPSNEFFKSFPNCLMYKAPEEFVARVKEAMSSEPQPLTPEKRYSLSWEAATERFMEYSELDKVLKDRNGLYGEGVKRKGARKLPLLPKFSDILDGGLAFAHYCATGNEILRMATGATPGTRDYDKQQCMDLNLLPPQIQHPVYGL, from the exons ATGGACAATCCGCCGCCGATCACCGGCTCCGGCCGCGACGGCGGCGCTTTCGCCTTCATCTCCAAGGGCTGGCGCGAGGTGCGGGACTCGGCGACCGCCGACCTGCAGCTGATGCGGACGCGGACCGACAGGGAGCTCGGGCGCCTCCTCGCGTCGGCGTCGGCGCTCGCGGGGCCCGGACCGGCGCCGCCGGTGGCCGCGGGGGCGCCCTTCGCGGAGCTGGAGTTGGTGCGGAAGCGGATCCAACCCAAGATTGCCGAGCTCAGGAAGCAGTACTCGTCCACAGTGCTCGACGGGTGGCCGCCAAAGTCCGGCGCCAGCCTCCGCGTCGACCTCTCTGGGATTACGGCTCTCCGCAACGCCATTGTGTCCAGCGGGAAGGCCGACGGCGGTCACGAGGGGAAGAAGGATTGGGAGGTCGTGAAGATGATACGGAACGGGCTCAAGGATTTCGAGCGCCGGAGCCTGTCAAGCGAGATGTCTGCTGGGTTTCGTGTCCGTACCGACTTTGTGGAGAAATTTAAACTGAGCTTG AAATTGCTGAACAAGGAGTCTCAGGAACCGAAG CAGGATGACCCGCCACTGGATCTAACTGAAATACTGGCATATCTAGTCCGGCAGTCTGGACCATTCTTGGATCAACTTGGTGTACGAAGAG ATCTGTGTGAAAAAATAGTGGATACATTGTACAGTAAACGGAATGGCCGGCTCATGCATCCGTCTTTTTCAGGAGATAGATCCTTAATTAGTAATGAGGACATAACTGATGAGCTTGATCTAAGAATAGCTAGGGTGCTACAAAGTACTGGCTATCACAGAGAAGGTTTTTGGAACGATCCTGGAAAGTACAAGATCTCAGACAACAGACGACATGTTGCAATTGTCACCACAGCAAGTCTTCCATGGATGACTGGGACAGCTGTCAATCCATTGTTCCGTGCTGCATATCTGGCAAGAAGTACAATGCAAAAGGTGACACTAGTGGTTCCTTGGCTCTGTAAGTCAGACCAGCAACTAGTCTACCCGGATGACATCACCTTTAGTTCGCCAGAAGAGCAAGAAACTTATATTAGGAACTGGCTACAGGAAAGGCTTGACTTTGCAGCAAATTTCAAGATATCCTTCTATCCTGGCAAG TTCTCAAAAGAGCGGCGAAGCATTATTCCTGCAGGGGATACCTCAGAATTCATTTCCTCAAGAGAAGCTGATATAGCAATTTTAGAAGAACCAGAGCATCTCAATTGGTATCATCATGGGAAGCGTTGGACAGACAAGTTCAATCATGTCATTGGCGTAGTTCATACAAATTATCTAGAGTATATCAAAAGAGAGAAAAATGGTGCTCTTCAAGCTTTCCTTGTTAAACATATCAACAATTGGGTGACTAGGGCATACTGCCACAAG GTTTTACGTCTTTCTGCAGCAACTCAAGATCTACCCAGGTCCATCATTTGCAACGTTCATGGTGTAAATCCGAAGTTCCTCAATATTGGTGAAAAAGTAATAGCAGATAGGGAGCATGGACATAACTCTTTTTCCAAGGGAGCGTATTTTCTTGGGAAGATGGTTTGGGCTAAAGGTTATAGAGAACTGATTGATTTGCTATCCAAACACAAAAATGACTTGGAGGGCTTCGAGATAGAtgtttatggaaatggtgaggatTCACAGGCTGTCCAGGCTGCTGCTAGGAAATTGGATTTGGGCATCAATTTCTACAAGGGAAAGGACCATGCCGATGATTCACTCCATGG GTACAAGGTTTTCATCAATCCCAGTGTTAGTGATGTACTATGCACAGCAACTGCTGAGGCTCTTGCAATGGGGAAATTTGTTATCTGTCCTGATCATCCATCAAATGAATTTTTCAAGTCATTCCCCAACTGCTTGATGTATAAAGCTCCAGAGGAATTTGTTGCCCGAGTGAAGGAGGCCATGTCCAGTGAACCTCAACCTTTGACCCCTGAGAAAAGATACAGTTTATCATGGGAAGCAGCAACCGAGAGATTTATGGAGTACTCGGAGCTTGACAAAGTTCTGAAAGATAGAAATGGTCTGTATGGAGAAGGTGTAAAGAGAAAAGGAGCGAGGAAGCTACCTTTACTCCCTAAATTCTCAGACATCTTGGATGGGGGACTAGCATTTGCTCATTACTGTGCAACCGGTAATGAGATCCTCAGAATGGCAACAGGAGCAACTCCTGGTACACGCGACTATGATAAGCAACAGTGCATGGATTTGAATCTCTTGCCTCCCCAAATTCAACACCCTGTATATGGCTTGTGA
- the LOC123426695 gene encoding digalactosyldiacylglycerol synthase 1, chloroplastic-like isoform X1 has protein sequence MDNPPPITGSGRDGGAFAFISKGWREVRDSATADLQLMRTRTDRELGRLLASASALAGPGPAPPVAAGAPFAELELVRKRIQPKIAELRKQYSSTVLDGWPPKSGASLRVDLSGITALRNAIVSSGKADGGHEGKKDWEVVKMIRNGLKDFERRSLSSEMSAGFRVRTDFVEKFKLSLSFLLQKLLNKESQEPKQDDPPLDLTEILAYLVRQSGPFLDQLGVRRDLCEKIVDTLYSKRNGRLMHPSFSGDRSLISNEDITDELDLRIARVLQSTGYHREGFWNDPGKYKISDNRRHVAIVTTASLPWMTGTAVNPLFRAAYLARSTMQKVTLVVPWLCKSDQQLVYPDDITFSSPEEQETYIRNWLQERLDFAANFKISFYPGKFSKERRSIIPAGDTSEFISSREADIAILEEPEHLNWYHHGKRWTDKFNHVIGVVHTNYLEYIKREKNGALQAFLVKHINNWVTRAYCHKVLRLSAATQDLPRSIICNVHGVNPKFLNIGEKVIADREHGHNSFSKGAYFLGKMVWAKGYRELIDLLSKHKNDLEGFEIDVYGNGEDSQAVQAAARKLDLGINFYKGKDHADDSLHGYKVFINPSVSDVLCTATAEALAMGKFVICPDHPSNEFFKSFPNCLMYKAPEEFVARVKEAMSSEPQPLTPEKRYSLSWEAATERFMEYSELDKVLKDRNGLYGEGVKRKGARKLPLLPKFSDILDGGLAFAHYCATGNEILRMATGATPGTRDYDKQQCMDLNLLPPQIQHPVYGL, from the exons ATGGACAATCCGCCGCCGATCACCGGCTCCGGCCGCGACGGCGGCGCTTTCGCCTTCATCTCCAAGGGCTGGCGCGAGGTGCGGGACTCGGCGACCGCCGACCTGCAGCTGATGCGGACGCGGACCGACAGGGAGCTCGGGCGCCTCCTCGCGTCGGCGTCGGCGCTCGCGGGGCCCGGACCGGCGCCGCCGGTGGCCGCGGGGGCGCCCTTCGCGGAGCTGGAGTTGGTGCGGAAGCGGATCCAACCCAAGATTGCCGAGCTCAGGAAGCAGTACTCGTCCACAGTGCTCGACGGGTGGCCGCCAAAGTCCGGCGCCAGCCTCCGCGTCGACCTCTCTGGGATTACGGCTCTCCGCAACGCCATTGTGTCCAGCGGGAAGGCCGACGGCGGTCACGAGGGGAAGAAGGATTGGGAGGTCGTGAAGATGATACGGAACGGGCTCAAGGATTTCGAGCGCCGGAGCCTGTCAAGCGAGATGTCTGCTGGGTTTCGTGTCCGTACCGACTTTGTGGAGAAATTTAAACTGAGCTTG TCATTTTTATTGCAGAAATTGCTGAACAAGGAGTCTCAGGAACCGAAG CAGGATGACCCGCCACTGGATCTAACTGAAATACTGGCATATCTAGTCCGGCAGTCTGGACCATTCTTGGATCAACTTGGTGTACGAAGAG ATCTGTGTGAAAAAATAGTGGATACATTGTACAGTAAACGGAATGGCCGGCTCATGCATCCGTCTTTTTCAGGAGATAGATCCTTAATTAGTAATGAGGACATAACTGATGAGCTTGATCTAAGAATAGCTAGGGTGCTACAAAGTACTGGCTATCACAGAGAAGGTTTTTGGAACGATCCTGGAAAGTACAAGATCTCAGACAACAGACGACATGTTGCAATTGTCACCACAGCAAGTCTTCCATGGATGACTGGGACAGCTGTCAATCCATTGTTCCGTGCTGCATATCTGGCAAGAAGTACAATGCAAAAGGTGACACTAGTGGTTCCTTGGCTCTGTAAGTCAGACCAGCAACTAGTCTACCCGGATGACATCACCTTTAGTTCGCCAGAAGAGCAAGAAACTTATATTAGGAACTGGCTACAGGAAAGGCTTGACTTTGCAGCAAATTTCAAGATATCCTTCTATCCTGGCAAG TTCTCAAAAGAGCGGCGAAGCATTATTCCTGCAGGGGATACCTCAGAATTCATTTCCTCAAGAGAAGCTGATATAGCAATTTTAGAAGAACCAGAGCATCTCAATTGGTATCATCATGGGAAGCGTTGGACAGACAAGTTCAATCATGTCATTGGCGTAGTTCATACAAATTATCTAGAGTATATCAAAAGAGAGAAAAATGGTGCTCTTCAAGCTTTCCTTGTTAAACATATCAACAATTGGGTGACTAGGGCATACTGCCACAAG GTTTTACGTCTTTCTGCAGCAACTCAAGATCTACCCAGGTCCATCATTTGCAACGTTCATGGTGTAAATCCGAAGTTCCTCAATATTGGTGAAAAAGTAATAGCAGATAGGGAGCATGGACATAACTCTTTTTCCAAGGGAGCGTATTTTCTTGGGAAGATGGTTTGGGCTAAAGGTTATAGAGAACTGATTGATTTGCTATCCAAACACAAAAATGACTTGGAGGGCTTCGAGATAGAtgtttatggaaatggtgaggatTCACAGGCTGTCCAGGCTGCTGCTAGGAAATTGGATTTGGGCATCAATTTCTACAAGGGAAAGGACCATGCCGATGATTCACTCCATGG GTACAAGGTTTTCATCAATCCCAGTGTTAGTGATGTACTATGCACAGCAACTGCTGAGGCTCTTGCAATGGGGAAATTTGTTATCTGTCCTGATCATCCATCAAATGAATTTTTCAAGTCATTCCCCAACTGCTTGATGTATAAAGCTCCAGAGGAATTTGTTGCCCGAGTGAAGGAGGCCATGTCCAGTGAACCTCAACCTTTGACCCCTGAGAAAAGATACAGTTTATCATGGGAAGCAGCAACCGAGAGATTTATGGAGTACTCGGAGCTTGACAAAGTTCTGAAAGATAGAAATGGTCTGTATGGAGAAGGTGTAAAGAGAAAAGGAGCGAGGAAGCTACCTTTACTCCCTAAATTCTCAGACATCTTGGATGGGGGACTAGCATTTGCTCATTACTGTGCAACCGGTAATGAGATCCTCAGAATGGCAACAGGAGCAACTCCTGGTACACGCGACTATGATAAGCAACAGTGCATGGATTTGAATCTCTTGCCTCCCCAAATTCAACACCCTGTATATGGCTTGTGA
- the LOC123426695 gene encoding digalactosyldiacylglycerol synthase 1, chloroplastic-like isoform X4 yields the protein MDNPPPITGSGRDGGAFAFISKGWREVRDSATADLQLMRTRTDRELGRLLASASALAGPGPAPPVAAGAPFAELELVRKRIQPKIAELRKQYSSTVLDGWPPKSGASLRVDLSGITALRNAIVSSGKADGGHEGKKDWEVVKMIRNGLKDFERRSLSSEMSAGFRVRTDFVEKFKLSLSFLLQKLLNKESQEPKQDDPPLDLTEILAYLVRQSGPFLDQLGVRRGDRSLISNEDITDELDLRIARVLQSTGYHREGFWNDPGKYKISDNRRHVAIVTTASLPWMTGTAVNPLFRAAYLARSTMQKVTLVVPWLCKSDQQLVYPDDITFSSPEEQETYIRNWLQERLDFAANFKISFYPGKFSKERRSIIPAGDTSEFISSREADIAILEEPEHLNWYHHGKRWTDKFNHVIGVVHTNYLEYIKREKNGALQAFLVKHINNWVTRAYCHKVLRLSAATQDLPRSIICNVHGVNPKFLNIGEKVIADREHGHNSFSKGAYFLGKMVWAKGYRELIDLLSKHKNDLEGFEIDVYGNGEDSQAVQAAARKLDLGINFYKGKDHADDSLHGYKVFINPSVSDVLCTATAEALAMGKFVICPDHPSNEFFKSFPNCLMYKAPEEFVARVKEAMSSEPQPLTPEKRYSLSWEAATERFMEYSELDKVLKDRNGLYGEGVKRKGARKLPLLPKFSDILDGGLAFAHYCATGNEILRMATGATPGTRDYDKQQCMDLNLLPPQIQHPVYGL from the exons ATGGACAATCCGCCGCCGATCACCGGCTCCGGCCGCGACGGCGGCGCTTTCGCCTTCATCTCCAAGGGCTGGCGCGAGGTGCGGGACTCGGCGACCGCCGACCTGCAGCTGATGCGGACGCGGACCGACAGGGAGCTCGGGCGCCTCCTCGCGTCGGCGTCGGCGCTCGCGGGGCCCGGACCGGCGCCGCCGGTGGCCGCGGGGGCGCCCTTCGCGGAGCTGGAGTTGGTGCGGAAGCGGATCCAACCCAAGATTGCCGAGCTCAGGAAGCAGTACTCGTCCACAGTGCTCGACGGGTGGCCGCCAAAGTCCGGCGCCAGCCTCCGCGTCGACCTCTCTGGGATTACGGCTCTCCGCAACGCCATTGTGTCCAGCGGGAAGGCCGACGGCGGTCACGAGGGGAAGAAGGATTGGGAGGTCGTGAAGATGATACGGAACGGGCTCAAGGATTTCGAGCGCCGGAGCCTGTCAAGCGAGATGTCTGCTGGGTTTCGTGTCCGTACCGACTTTGTGGAGAAATTTAAACTGAGCTTG TCATTTTTATTGCAGAAATTGCTGAACAAGGAGTCTCAGGAACCGAAG CAGGATGACCCGCCACTGGATCTAACTGAAATACTGGCATATCTAGTCCGGCAGTCTGGACCATTCTTGGATCAACTTGGTGTACGAAGAG GAGATAGATCCTTAATTAGTAATGAGGACATAACTGATGAGCTTGATCTAAGAATAGCTAGGGTGCTACAAAGTACTGGCTATCACAGAGAAGGTTTTTGGAACGATCCTGGAAAGTACAAGATCTCAGACAACAGACGACATGTTGCAATTGTCACCACAGCAAGTCTTCCATGGATGACTGGGACAGCTGTCAATCCATTGTTCCGTGCTGCATATCTGGCAAGAAGTACAATGCAAAAGGTGACACTAGTGGTTCCTTGGCTCTGTAAGTCAGACCAGCAACTAGTCTACCCGGATGACATCACCTTTAGTTCGCCAGAAGAGCAAGAAACTTATATTAGGAACTGGCTACAGGAAAGGCTTGACTTTGCAGCAAATTTCAAGATATCCTTCTATCCTGGCAAG TTCTCAAAAGAGCGGCGAAGCATTATTCCTGCAGGGGATACCTCAGAATTCATTTCCTCAAGAGAAGCTGATATAGCAATTTTAGAAGAACCAGAGCATCTCAATTGGTATCATCATGGGAAGCGTTGGACAGACAAGTTCAATCATGTCATTGGCGTAGTTCATACAAATTATCTAGAGTATATCAAAAGAGAGAAAAATGGTGCTCTTCAAGCTTTCCTTGTTAAACATATCAACAATTGGGTGACTAGGGCATACTGCCACAAG GTTTTACGTCTTTCTGCAGCAACTCAAGATCTACCCAGGTCCATCATTTGCAACGTTCATGGTGTAAATCCGAAGTTCCTCAATATTGGTGAAAAAGTAATAGCAGATAGGGAGCATGGACATAACTCTTTTTCCAAGGGAGCGTATTTTCTTGGGAAGATGGTTTGGGCTAAAGGTTATAGAGAACTGATTGATTTGCTATCCAAACACAAAAATGACTTGGAGGGCTTCGAGATAGAtgtttatggaaatggtgaggatTCACAGGCTGTCCAGGCTGCTGCTAGGAAATTGGATTTGGGCATCAATTTCTACAAGGGAAAGGACCATGCCGATGATTCACTCCATGG GTACAAGGTTTTCATCAATCCCAGTGTTAGTGATGTACTATGCACAGCAACTGCTGAGGCTCTTGCAATGGGGAAATTTGTTATCTGTCCTGATCATCCATCAAATGAATTTTTCAAGTCATTCCCCAACTGCTTGATGTATAAAGCTCCAGAGGAATTTGTTGCCCGAGTGAAGGAGGCCATGTCCAGTGAACCTCAACCTTTGACCCCTGAGAAAAGATACAGTTTATCATGGGAAGCAGCAACCGAGAGATTTATGGAGTACTCGGAGCTTGACAAAGTTCTGAAAGATAGAAATGGTCTGTATGGAGAAGGTGTAAAGAGAAAAGGAGCGAGGAAGCTACCTTTACTCCCTAAATTCTCAGACATCTTGGATGGGGGACTAGCATTTGCTCATTACTGTGCAACCGGTAATGAGATCCTCAGAATGGCAACAGGAGCAACTCCTGGTACACGCGACTATGATAAGCAACAGTGCATGGATTTGAATCTCTTGCCTCCCCAAATTCAACACCCTGTATATGGCTTGTGA
- the LOC123430267 gene encoding aluminum-activated malate transporter 1-like — translation MEVDHRIRVSDGDGETTAGQGGVVAGVSFAGCWQRLRSVLVGLWCWVAVFARKVGRIAREDPRRVAHSLKVGLALTLVSVLYYVTPLFKGFGVSTMWAVLTVVVVMEYTVGGTLSKGLNRAFATLVAGFIAVGAHQVANRCGAQGEPILLAIFVFFLASAATFSRFIPEIKARYDYGVTIFILTFSLVAVSSYRVEELIQLAHQRFSTIVIGVLTCLCTTIFVFPVWAGEDLHKLTAANLDKLAQFLQGLESECFGEKAASENLEDKAFLQVYKSVLNSKASEDSLSNFAKWEPGHGKFGFRHPWSQYQKLGALCRQCASSMEALASYVITLQKSQYPEANPELTFKVRMACGEMSSHSAKALKDLSTAIRTMIVPSPANITMSSAIKVAKDLRNELSEDAAVLQVMHVAVTATLISDLVTTIVKIAETTDNLARLGHFKNPEKTQKDVAINIAS, via the exons ATGGAGGTTGATCACCGCATCAGGGtgagcgacggcgacggcgagacgACGGCCGGACAAGGAGGCGTTGTTGCCGGCGTCTCGTTCGCGGGCTGCTGGCAGCGGCTCCGGTCGGTGctcgtggggctgtggtgttggGTCGCCGTGTTCGCGAGGAAGGTGGGCAGGATCGCGAGGGAGGACCCACGGCGGGTGGCGCACTCGCTCAAGGTCGGCCTGGCGCTCACCCTGGTGTCCGTCCTCTACTACGTCACGCCGCTCTTCAAGGGCTTCGGGGTCTCCACGATGTGGGCCGTgctcaccgtcgtcgtcgtcatggagTACACCGTCG GTGGCACGCTGAGCAAAGGCTTGAATAGAGCTTTCGCGACGCTGGTGGCTGGGTTCATCGCCGTGGGAGCTCATCAGGTAGCTAACCGCTGTGGTGCACAAGGGGAGCCCATACTGCTCGccatcttcgtcttcttcctag CGTCGGCGGCGACGTTCTCGCGCTtcatcccggagatcaaggcgaggTACGACTACGGCGTGACCATCTTCATACTCACCTTCAGCCTGGTGGCCGTGTCCAGCTACCGCGTGGAGGAGCTCATTCAGCTGGCGCACCAGCGCTTCTCCACCATCGTCATCGGCGTCCTTACCTGCCTCTGCACCACCATCTTCGTCTTCCCCGTCTGGGCCGGCGAGGATCTCCACAAGCTCACCGCCGCCAACCTCGATAAGCTGGCGCAGTTTCTTCAAG GATTGGAATCCGAATGTTTTGGAGAGAAGGCTGCTAGCGAGAATTTGGAGGACAAAGCCTTTCTGCAAGTGTACAAGAGCGTCCTCAACTCCAAGGCCAGTGAGGACTCTCTG AGCAATTTTGCCAAGTGGGAGCCCGGTCATGGCAAATTCGGCTTCCGGCACCCATGGAGCCAATACCAGAAGCTCGGAGCTCTTTGTCGTCAGTGCGCATCTTCAATGGAGGCTCTTGCTTCCTATGTCATCACACTGCAAAAATCCCAG TACCCTGAGGCCAATCCAGAGCTAACCTTCAAGGTCCGAATGGCGTGTGGGGAAATGAGCTCACACTCGGCCAAGGCGCTCAAGGACCTATCAACAGCCATTCGGACAATGATAGTACCATCTCCAGCCAACATCACCATGTCCTCAGCCATCAAAGTTGCAAAAGACCTCAGGAATGAATTATCAGAGGACGCAGCTGTGTTGCAAGTGATGCATGTGGCTGTTACTGCCACACTTATCTCAGACTTGGTTACGACAATAGTGAAAATTGCAGAAACTACTGACAACCTAGCACGGCTTGGCCACTTCAAGAACCCTGAAAAAACTCAGAAAGATGTCGCTATCAACATTGCGAGTTGA